The genomic interval TCGACAACGGTTACCGCTTTTTCAGCTACGGTGATGCGATGTTCATCACCCGCAACCCCGCTCCACGCGGCCCAGAGGAAACAGTATGAGTCGCACCTGTCGCATGTCGTTCGAGCTGCTCGCCACCGACGGCAAGGCCCGCCGTGGCCGCCTGACCTTCCCGCGCGGCACCGTCGAGACCCCGGCGTTCATGCCGGTGGGCACCTACGGCACCGTCAAGGGCATGCTGCCGCGGGACATCGAGGCGATCGGCGCAGAGATCATCCTGGGCAACACCTTCCACCTGTGGCTGCGTCCGGGCATGGAAGTGATCAAGAAGCACGGCGACCTGCACGACTTCATGCAGTGGAAAGGCCCGATCCTGACCGACTCCGGCGGCTTCCAGGTGTTCAGCCTCGGCGCCATGCGCAAAATCAAGGAGGAGGGCGTGACCTTCGCCTCTCCGGTCGACGGCGCCAAGGTGTTCATGGGGCCGGAAGAGTCGATGCAGGTCCAGCGCGACCTGGGCTCCGACATCGTGATGATCTTCGACGAATGCACCCCGTACCCGGCCGACGAAGACGTCGCGCGGGTGTCCATGGAGCTGTCCCTGCGCTGGGCCCAGCGTTCGAAGAACGCCCACGGCGACAACACGGCGGCGCTGTTCGGCATCGTCCAGGGCGGCATGCACCAGGACCTGCGCATGCGCTCGCTCGAAGGCCTGGACAAGATCGGCTTCGACGGCCTGGCCATCGGCGGTCTGTCGGTGGGCGAGCCCAAGCACGAAATGATCAAGGTGCTGGACTACCTGCCGGGCCAGATGCCTGCTGACAAACCTCGTTACCTTATGGGCGTTGGCAAACCGGAAGATCTGGTTGAGGGTGTGCGCCGCGGGGTGGACATGTTCGATTGCGTGATGCCGACCCGCAATGCCCGCAACGGGCATCTGTTCATCGACACCGGTGTGCTGAAGATCCGTAACGCGTTCCATCGCCATGATGATTCGCCGCTGGATCCGACCTGCGATTGCTACACCTGCCAGAACTTCTCCCGCGCTTATCTGCACCACTTGGACAAATGCGGCGAAATGCTCGGCAGCATGCTCAATACCATCCACAATTTGCGCCATTATCAGGTGCTGATGGCTGGTTTGCGCGAGGCTATTCAACAGGGTACATTGGCCGCCTTCGTCGAGGCCTTCTATGCCAAGCGCGGGCTTCCCGTACCGCCTTTGGACTGAGTTTCCTGACCCCAAGATTCAACATTTTTGCAACTGGAGTGCTAAATGAGCTTTTTTATCTCTAACGCCATGGCCGACGCGGCTGCACCGGCTGCTGCGCCTGTCGGCGGCGGCTTCGAGTGGATTTTCCTGGTCGGTTTCCTGGTCATCTTCTACCTGATGATCTGGCGTCCGCAGGCCAAACGCGCCAAAGAGCAGAAAAACCTGCTGAGCAGCCTGCAGAAGGGCGACGAAGTGGTCACCACCGGCGGCATCGCCGGCAAGATCACCAAAGTGGCCGATGACTTCGTGGTGCTGGAAGTGTCCGACACCGTGGAAATGAAGTTCCAGAAGGGCGCGATCGCCGCCACGCTGCCAAAAGGCACGCTCAAGGCGATCTAAAGTTTCAACTTCCACTCAATCGACGGGGCGCGCAAGGCGCCCCGCGTCATAGCGGGCGGCGTGATGCTGAACAAATATCCTCTGTGGAAATACATTCTGATCCTGGCGGTGCTGGCGATCGGTCTGATTTATTCCGCTCCCAATCTGTACCCCGATGATCCGGCCATCCAGATCAGCGGCGCCAGCACGGCCCTGCAGGTCAACCAGGCCGACCTGGACCGTGCGGGTACTGCGCTCAAGGAATCCGGGATCGCCGTCAAGGCCGCGAGCCTGTCTGCCAACGGCAAGGGCGGCCTGATCCGCCTGACCAAGGCTGAAGACCAACTGCCGGCCAAGGACGTCGTGCGCAAGGCATTGGGTGACGACTACGTCGTCGCGCTGAACCTGGCCCAGACCACGCCGCAGTGGCTGCGCAACCTGGCCGCGCACCCGATGAAGCTGGGTCTCGACCTGTCCGGCGGTGTGCACTTCCTGCT from Pseudomonas ekonensis carries:
- the tgt gene encoding tRNA guanosine(34) transglycosylase Tgt; the protein is MSFELLATDGKARRGRLTFPRGTVETPAFMPVGTYGTVKGMLPRDIEAIGAEIILGNTFHLWLRPGMEVIKKHGDLHDFMQWKGPILTDSGGFQVFSLGAMRKIKEEGVTFASPVDGAKVFMGPEESMQVQRDLGSDIVMIFDECTPYPADEDVARVSMELSLRWAQRSKNAHGDNTAALFGIVQGGMHQDLRMRSLEGLDKIGFDGLAIGGLSVGEPKHEMIKVLDYLPGQMPADKPRYLMGVGKPEDLVEGVRRGVDMFDCVMPTRNARNGHLFIDTGVLKIRNAFHRHDDSPLDPTCDCYTCQNFSRAYLHHLDKCGEMLGSMLNTIHNLRHYQVLMAGLREAIQQGTLAAFVEAFYAKRGLPVPPLD
- the yajC gene encoding preprotein translocase subunit YajC, whose translation is MSFFISNAMADAAAPAAAPVGGGFEWIFLVGFLVIFYLMIWRPQAKRAKEQKNLLSSLQKGDEVVTTGGIAGKITKVADDFVVLEVSDTVEMKFQKGAIAATLPKGTLKAI